The Streptomyces sp. CC0208 genome window below encodes:
- a CDS encoding roadblock/LC7 domain-containing protein translates to MGVPPLERNREWGRSGELDWLLDDLVLRVSEVRHAVVLSNDGLAVGASTDLRREDAEHLAAVSSGFHSLAKGAGRHFGAGGVRQTMVEMDDGFLFVAAAGDGSCLAVLTAVTADIGLVAYEMARLVKRVGEHLYTPPRVGARPPAGG, encoded by the coding sequence ATGGGGGTCCCCCCGCTCGAACGGAACCGGGAGTGGGGGAGGTCCGGCGAACTCGACTGGCTGCTGGACGACCTGGTGCTGCGCGTGAGTGAGGTACGGCACGCCGTGGTGCTCTCCAACGACGGCCTCGCCGTGGGCGCCTCGACGGACCTGCGCCGCGAGGACGCGGAACATCTCGCCGCGGTCTCCTCCGGGTTCCACAGTCTGGCCAAGGGCGCCGGCCGGCACTTCGGTGCCGGGGGAGTGCGCCAGACCATGGTCGAGATGGACGACGGCTTCCTGTTCGTGGCCGCCGCGGGGGACGGCTCCTGTCTCGCCGTCCTCACCGCGGTGACCGCGGACATAGGCCTGGTCGCCTACGAGATGGCACGGCTGGTCAAGCGCGTCGGGGAGCACCTCTACACGCCGCCGCGCGTGGGCGCGCGGCCGCCTGCCGGCGGATGA
- a CDS encoding DUF742 domain-containing protein — MTEDMAGVPYDQGSQWYDGEAGPLVRPYAMTGGRTKPGGPTGVRFDLIALVTLDLGAPGAGDDTALGPEHRALIDLCRTETQSVAELSAGADLPVGVVRVLLGDLLELGCVTVSRPVPPAQLPDERILREVIEGLRAL, encoded by the coding sequence ATGACCGAGGACATGGCGGGCGTCCCGTACGACCAGGGCAGCCAGTGGTACGACGGCGAGGCCGGGCCCCTCGTCCGCCCCTACGCGATGACGGGCGGGCGCACCAAACCCGGCGGCCCCACCGGGGTGCGCTTCGATCTGATCGCCCTCGTCACCCTCGACCTCGGCGCGCCCGGGGCCGGTGACGACACGGCGCTCGGTCCGGAACACCGGGCTCTGATCGACCTGTGCCGCACGGAGACACAATCCGTGGCGGAACTCTCCGCGGGCGCCGACCTGCCCGTGGGCGTGGTCAGGGTGCTCCTGGGGGACCTCCTGGAACTCGGCTGTGTCACCGTCAGCCGTCCGGTGCCCCCCGCGCAGCTCCCTGACGAACGGATTCTGCGTGAGGTGATCGAAGGGCTCCGGGCGCTGTAG
- a CDS encoding ATP/GTP-binding protein translates to MVSENSDAQGGETTALALKILVAGGFGVGKTTLVGAVSEIRPLRTEELLSEAGQSVDDTDGVDQKVTTTVAMDFGRITIRSGLSLYLFGTPGQDRFWFLWDELSQGALGAVVLADTRRLEDCFPAVDYFEHRHIPFVVAVNCFAGARSFGAQDVSRALDLDQGTPVVLCDARDRDSGKEVLIRLVEYAGRMHTARLLDSVG, encoded by the coding sequence ATGGTCTCCGAGAACTCCGACGCACAGGGCGGCGAGACGACCGCCCTCGCGCTGAAGATACTGGTCGCCGGCGGGTTCGGCGTGGGCAAGACCACCCTGGTGGGCGCGGTCAGCGAGATCAGGCCGCTGCGCACCGAGGAACTGCTCAGCGAGGCAGGGCAGTCGGTGGACGACACCGACGGTGTGGACCAGAAGGTCACCACCACGGTCGCCATGGACTTCGGACGGATCACCATCCGCTCCGGCCTGTCGCTCTACCTCTTCGGCACCCCGGGCCAGGACCGCTTCTGGTTCCTGTGGGACGAGTTGTCGCAGGGGGCACTGGGAGCCGTCGTCCTCGCGGACACCCGGCGCCTGGAGGACTGCTTCCCGGCCGTGGACTACTTCGAGCACCGGCACATCCCGTTCGTGGTGGCCGTCAACTGCTTCGCCGGTGCCCGGTCCTTCGGCGCCCAGGACGTCTCGCGTGCCCTCGACCTCGACCAGGGCACACCCGTGGTGCTGTGCGACGCACGGGACCGCGACTCGGGCAAGGAGGTGCTGATCCGGCTGGTCGAGTACGCCGGGCGGATGCACACCGCCCGGCTGCTCGACTCGGTGGGCTGA
- a CDS encoding PPOX class F420-dependent oxidoreductase has protein sequence MAQKMTDEEWREFVSHGTRTGKLSTVRADGSPHVAPIWFVLDGDDLVFNTGKATVKGRNLARDGRVALCVDDDRPPFDYVVLQGRARISEDLDEVRHWAGRIGARYMGEERAEEFGARNGVPGELLVRVKIDRVLAEKAVAE, from the coding sequence ATGGCGCAGAAGATGACCGATGAGGAATGGCGGGAGTTCGTCTCGCACGGCACCCGTACCGGCAAGTTGTCGACCGTCCGGGCCGACGGAAGTCCGCATGTGGCACCGATCTGGTTCGTGCTCGACGGCGACGACCTGGTGTTCAACACCGGGAAGGCGACCGTGAAGGGGCGCAATCTGGCGCGGGACGGGCGTGTCGCCCTGTGCGTGGACGACGACCGGCCGCCCTTCGACTATGTGGTGCTGCAGGGACGGGCCCGGATATCGGAGGATCTCGACGAGGTGCGGCACTGGGCCGGGCGGATCGGGGCGCGGTACATGGGCGAGGAACGGGCCGAGGAGTTCGGCGCCCGCAACGGCGTCCCCGGAGAACTCCTCGTCCGTGTGAAGATCGACAGAGTACTGGCGGAGAAGGCCGTCGCGGAGTGA
- a CDS encoding roadblock/LC7 domain-containing protein — MPEKQGLGWLLDDLTERVDHVRHALVLSNDGLVTGASTGLRREDADHLAAVSSGLHSLAKGSGRHFGAGNVRQTMIEFDDAVLFVTAAGTGSCLCVLSGSDADFGRIAYEMTLLVNRVGEHLDVDARRPERSPATDL, encoded by the coding sequence ATGCCGGAGAAGCAGGGGCTCGGCTGGCTGCTGGACGATCTGACCGAGCGAGTCGACCATGTGCGGCACGCGCTGGTGCTGTCCAACGACGGGCTGGTGACGGGCGCCAGCACGGGACTGCGCCGCGAGGACGCGGACCATCTCGCCGCCGTCTCGTCCGGACTGCACAGCCTGGCCAAGGGCTCGGGGCGCCACTTCGGCGCGGGCAACGTACGGCAGACGATGATCGAGTTCGACGACGCGGTGCTGTTCGTCACCGCGGCGGGCACCGGCAGCTGTCTGTGTGTGCTCAGCGGCTCCGACGCCGACTTCGGCCGGATCGCGTACGAGATGACCCTGCTCGTCAACCGGGTCGGCGAGCACCTCGACGTGGACGCCCGCCGACCCGAGCGGAGCCCGGCGACAGACCTCTGA
- a CDS encoding DUF6397 family protein, with product MTSSTVTQLQRNAYTPSRAARELGLRRSEFDLAVHLGQIRTVPDEGGGGRRVTRSEVDRLRATSGFPEALRQRVRLVGTTEGAEAMGISAGRFTRLARLGLFSPVRFYLNRYRAVVWLYLADELEEFTRVQDNTPLLTARRMPEGLRDMLDEGVDLRARNWRGRHRGFLLRLAEDPWESAGALAAFLDPVQIAELVPDPYERSHLHRFRPGPPAHGAQGSPAAHLIENIMTADDPAEIAWLRAELTGVLQDARRFRPAPRPAVRQAPSAPSPEEPAPHGPPRGLLGWLRRRSA from the coding sequence ATGACGAGCAGCACCGTCACCCAACTCCAGCGGAATGCCTACACACCCAGCCGTGCGGCGCGCGAACTGGGCCTCAGGCGAAGCGAGTTCGACCTCGCTGTCCACCTGGGCCAGATCCGGACGGTGCCCGACGAAGGGGGCGGGGGACGACGCGTCACGCGTTCCGAGGTCGACCGGCTCCGGGCCACGAGCGGTTTTCCCGAGGCACTGCGTCAACGCGTACGGCTCGTGGGCACCACCGAGGGCGCGGAGGCCATGGGCATCTCCGCCGGCAGGTTCACCCGCCTGGCGCGCCTCGGCCTGTTCTCGCCGGTGCGCTTCTATCTGAACCGGTACCGCGCCGTCGTGTGGCTGTATCTGGCCGACGAACTGGAGGAGTTCACGAGGGTCCAGGACAACACCCCGCTGCTGACCGCCCGGCGTATGCCCGAGGGTTTGCGCGACATGCTGGACGAGGGTGTGGACCTGCGCGCCCGCAACTGGCGCGGCCGCCACCGAGGATTCCTCCTGCGCCTGGCCGAGGACCCGTGGGAGAGCGCCGGAGCGCTCGCCGCCTTCCTCGACCCGGTCCAGATCGCGGAGCTCGTCCCGGATCCCTACGAGCGGTCCCACCTTCATCGGTTCCGGCCGGGACCACCCGCCCACGGGGCACAGGGCTCGCCCGCCGCGCACCTCATCGAGAACATCATGACGGCGGACGACCCGGCCGAGATCGCCTGGCTGAGGGCCGAACTGACCGGCGTCCTTCAGGACGCGCGACGGTTCCGGCCCGCCCCACGCCCCGCGGTCCGGCAGGCGCCTTCCGCCCCGTCACCGGAGGAGCCGGCACCCCATGGGCCGCCCCGCGGGCTGCTGGGCTGGCTCCGCCGCAGAAGCGCCTGA
- a CDS encoding acyl-CoA thioesterase II has translation MTNPAERLVDLLDLEQIEVNIFRGRSPHESLQRVFGGQVAGQALVAAARTTDGERPVHSLHAYFLRPGRPGVPIVYQVERVRDGRSFTTRRVTAVQQGRTIFNLTASFHKPEEGPFEHQLPPARKVPDPESLPNVGDEIREHLGKLPEQLERMARRQPFDIRYVDRLRWSAEEVKDAEPRSAVWMRAVGPLGDDPVVHTCALTYASDMTLLDAVRLPVQPLWGPRSFDIASLDHAMWFHRPFRTDEWFLYDQESPIATGGRGLARGRIYDQEGRLLVSVVQEGLFRPL, from the coding sequence ATGACCAACCCGGCCGAGAGGCTCGTCGACCTGCTCGACCTGGAGCAGATCGAGGTCAACATCTTCCGTGGCCGAAGCCCGCACGAATCCCTCCAGCGGGTCTTCGGCGGCCAGGTCGCGGGCCAGGCGCTGGTGGCCGCCGCCCGCACCACGGACGGCGAGCGCCCGGTGCACTCGCTGCACGCGTACTTCCTGCGTCCGGGCCGCCCCGGGGTGCCGATCGTGTACCAGGTCGAGCGGGTGCGGGACGGACGGTCGTTCACGACGCGCCGGGTCACCGCCGTGCAGCAGGGCCGCACGATCTTCAATCTCACCGCCTCCTTTCACAAGCCTGAGGAAGGTCCCTTCGAGCACCAGCTGCCTCCTGCCCGCAAGGTCCCGGACCCGGAGTCCCTGCCGAATGTCGGGGACGAGATCCGGGAGCATCTGGGCAAGCTGCCCGAGCAGTTGGAGCGGATGGCACGCCGCCAGCCCTTCGACATCCGGTATGTGGACCGGCTGCGCTGGAGCGCCGAGGAGGTCAAGGACGCCGAGCCGCGCAGCGCGGTGTGGATGCGCGCGGTCGGGCCGCTCGGGGACGACCCGGTCGTGCACACCTGCGCGCTGACCTACGCGAGCGACATGACTCTCCTGGATGCCGTCCGCCTCCCGGTCCAGCCCTTGTGGGGCCCCCGGAGCTTCGACATCGCGTCGTTGGATCACGCCATGTGGTTCCACCGTCCCTTCCGCACGGACGAGTGGTTCCTGTACGACCAGGAGTCGCCGATCGCGACGGGTGGGCGCGGTCTGGCCCGTGGCCGGATCTACGACCAGGAGGGGCGTCTGCTGGTGTCCGTAGTCCAGGAGGGACTGTTCCGGCCGCTGTAG
- a CDS encoding DEAD/DEAH box helicase, giving the protein MTLIDQLPPTADPDALYEAFESWAEERGLTLYSHQEEALIEVVSGANVIVSTPTGSGKSMIAAGAHFAALARDEVTFYTAPIKALVSEKFFELCKMFGTENVGMLTGDASVNADAPVICCTAEVLASIALRDGKGADVGQVVMDEFHFYAEADRGWAWQIPILELPQAQFILMSATLGDVSMFEKDLTRRTGRPTSVVRSATRPVPLSYEYKFTPLTETLTELLETKQAPVYIVHFTQAQAVERAQALMSINMCTREEKDQIADLIGNFRFTTKFGRNLSRYVRHGIGVHHAGMLPKYRRLVEKLAQAGLLKVICGTDTLGVGVNVPIRTVLFTALTKYDGNRVRTLRAREFHQIAGRAGRAGYDTAGFVVAQAPEHVIENEKALAKAGDDPKKRRKVVRKKAPEGFVAWSENTFEKLIGSEPEPLTSRFRVTHTMLLSVIARPGNAFAAMRHLLEDNHEPRKQQLKHIRRAIAIYRSLLDGGIVEKLDEPDASGRIVRLTVDLQQDFALNQPLSTFALAAFELLDPESPSYALDMVSVVESTLDDPRQILVAQLNKAKGEAVAAMKADGVEYEERMERLQDISYPKPLEELLFHAYDTYRKSHPWVGDHPLSPKSVIRDMYERALTFTELVSLYDLARTEGIVLRYLASAYKALDHNIPDDLKSEDLQDLIEWLGETVRQVDSSLLDEWEQLANPEEMTAEEAQERADEVKPVTANARAFRVLVRNALFRRVELAALDQVEELGEMDGEAGWDADAWGEAMDKYWDEYDDLGTGPDARGPKLLRIEEEPQNRLWRVRQTFADPNGDHDWGISAEIDLVASDAEGRAVVRVTDVGQL; this is encoded by the coding sequence GTGACCCTCATCGATCAGCTGCCGCCGACCGCCGACCCCGACGCCCTCTACGAAGCCTTCGAGTCGTGGGCCGAGGAACGCGGTCTCACGCTCTACTCCCATCAGGAGGAGGCGCTGATCGAGGTGGTCTCGGGGGCGAACGTGATCGTGTCGACGCCCACCGGCTCCGGCAAGAGCATGATCGCGGCGGGTGCGCACTTCGCCGCCCTCGCCCGTGACGAGGTCACCTTCTACACCGCGCCCATCAAGGCGCTCGTGTCGGAGAAGTTCTTCGAGCTGTGCAAGATGTTCGGCACGGAGAACGTCGGCATGCTGACCGGCGACGCCTCCGTCAACGCCGACGCCCCCGTCATCTGCTGCACCGCCGAGGTGCTGGCGTCGATCGCACTGCGCGACGGCAAGGGCGCGGACGTCGGCCAGGTCGTCATGGACGAGTTCCACTTCTACGCCGAGGCGGACCGCGGCTGGGCCTGGCAGATCCCGATCCTGGAGCTGCCCCAGGCGCAGTTCATCCTGATGTCGGCCACGCTCGGCGACGTCTCGATGTTCGAGAAGGACCTGACCCGGCGCACCGGCCGGCCGACGTCGGTGGTCCGCTCGGCGACCCGTCCCGTCCCGCTCTCCTACGAGTACAAGTTCACCCCGCTCACCGAGACCCTGACGGAACTGCTGGAGACCAAGCAGGCGCCGGTGTACATCGTGCACTTCACTCAGGCTCAGGCCGTGGAGCGGGCGCAGGCGCTGATGAGCATCAACATGTGCACGCGGGAGGAGAAGGACCAGATCGCCGACCTGATCGGCAACTTCCGCTTCACCACGAAGTTCGGTCGCAACCTCTCCCGTTACGTCCGGCACGGCATCGGCGTCCATCACGCCGGCATGCTGCCCAAGTACCGGCGGCTGGTGGAGAAGCTGGCGCAGGCCGGTCTGCTGAAGGTCATCTGCGGCACGGACACGCTCGGCGTCGGCGTCAACGTGCCCATTCGCACGGTGCTGTTCACGGCGCTGACCAAGTACGACGGCAACCGTGTCCGTACCCTGCGGGCCCGCGAGTTCCACCAGATCGCGGGCCGCGCGGGCCGGGCGGGCTACGACACGGCGGGCTTCGTCGTCGCCCAGGCTCCCGAGCACGTCATCGAGAACGAGAAGGCGCTCGCGAAGGCGGGCGACGACCCGAAGAAGCGCCGCAAGGTGGTGCGCAAGAAGGCGCCGGAGGGGTTCGTCGCCTGGTCGGAGAACACCTTCGAGAAGCTGATCGGCTCCGAGCCTGAGCCGCTGACGTCCCGTTTCCGGGTCACCCACACGATGCTGCTGTCGGTGATCGCCCGCCCCGGGAACGCCTTCGCGGCGATGCGGCACCTCCTGGAGGACAACCACGAGCCGCGCAAGCAGCAGCTGAAGCACATCCGGCGGGCGATCGCCATCTACCGCTCGCTGCTGGACGGCGGCATCGTCGAGAAGCTCGACGAGCCCGACGCCTCCGGCCGCATCGTCCGCCTCACCGTGGACCTCCAGCAGGACTTCGCGCTCAACCAGCCGCTGTCCACGTTCGCGCTCGCCGCGTTCGAGCTGCTCGACCCCGAATCGCCGTCCTACGCCCTGGACATGGTGTCCGTCGTGGAGTCCACGCTGGACGACCCCCGGCAGATCCTGGTGGCCCAGCTGAACAAGGCGAAGGGCGAGGCCGTGGCCGCGATGAAGGCGGACGGCGTCGAGTACGAGGAGCGCATGGAGCGCCTCCAGGACATCTCGTACCCGAAGCCCCTGGAGGAGCTGCTCTTCCACGCGTACGACACCTACCGCAAGAGCCACCCCTGGGTCGGCGACCATCCGCTCTCCCCGAAGTCCGTCATCCGTGACATGTACGAACGGGCTCTGACCTTCACGGAGTTGGTCTCCCTCTACGATCTCGCCCGCACCGAGGGCATCGTCCTGCGCTACCTCGCCAGCGCCTACAAGGCGCTCGACCACAACATCCCCGACGACCTGAAGTCCGAGGATCTGCAGGACCTGATCGAGTGGCTCGGCGAGACGGTCCGCCAGGTCGACTCCAGCCTGCTGGACGAGTGGGAGCAGCTCGCCAACCCGGAGGAGATGACCGCCGAGGAGGCCCAGGAGCGGGCCGACGAGGTCAAGCCCGTCACGGCCAACGCACGCGCTTTCCGTGTCCTGGTCCGCAACGCCCTGTTCCGCCGCGTCGAACTCGCCGCCCTCGACCAGGTCGAGGAGCTCGGCGAGATGGACGGCGAGGCAGGCTGGGACGCCGACGCGTGGGGCGAGGCGATGGACAAGTACTGGGACGAGTACGACGATCTCGGCACCGGCCCCGACGCCCGTGGGCCCAAGCTGCTGCGGATCGAGGAGGAGCCGCAGAACCGGCTGTGGCGCGTCCGGCAGACTTTCGCCGACCCGAACGGCGACCACGACTGGGGCATCAGCGCGGAGATCGATCTCGTCGCCTCCGACGCGGAGGGCCGTGCGGTCGTCCGGGTCACCGATGTCGGCCAGCTGTGA
- a CDS encoding metal-dependent hydrolase, whose protein sequence is MMGPAHSLSGAAAWLGVGAAAAATGHTMPWPVLLAGALICAGAALAPDLDHKAATISRAFGPISRALCEIVDKLSYAVYKATKKQGDPRRSGGHRTLTHTWLWAVLIGAGCSVAAITGGRWAVLAILFVHMVLAIEGLLWRATRGSSADVLVWLLAATSAWIIAGVLDKPGNGSDWLFTQPGQEYLWLGLPVVLGALVHDIGDALTVSGCPILWPIPVGRKRWYPIGPPKIMRFRAGSWVELKVLMPAFMLLGGVGCAAALNFI, encoded by the coding sequence ATGATGGGACCAGCACACTCACTGTCGGGCGCCGCGGCCTGGCTGGGCGTAGGAGCGGCGGCCGCCGCCACCGGGCACACCATGCCGTGGCCCGTACTGCTGGCCGGAGCCCTGATCTGCGCGGGTGCCGCGCTCGCACCCGACCTCGACCACAAGGCGGCCACGATCTCGCGGGCCTTCGGGCCGATCTCACGGGCCCTGTGCGAGATCGTCGACAAACTCTCGTACGCCGTCTACAAGGCCACCAAGAAGCAGGGGGACCCGCGTCGCTCCGGCGGGCACCGCACCCTGACCCATACCTGGCTGTGGGCCGTACTCATCGGTGCGGGCTGCTCGGTGGCGGCGATCACCGGGGGACGCTGGGCGGTGCTGGCGATCCTGTTCGTGCACATGGTGCTGGCCATCGAGGGCCTGCTGTGGCGGGCGACCCGGGGCTCCAGCGCCGACGTCCTGGTCTGGCTGCTGGCGGCTACCAGCGCGTGGATCATCGCGGGCGTGCTGGACAAGCCGGGCAACGGTTCGGACTGGCTGTTCACGCAGCCGGGCCAGGAGTACCTGTGGCTGGGACTGCCGGTCGTGCTGGGCGCGCTCGTGCACGACATCGGGGACGCGCTGACGGTTTCCGGCTGCCCGATCCTGTGGCCGATCCCGGTGGGCCGCAAGCGCTGGTACCCGATCGGCCCGCCGAAGATCATGCGCTTCCGGGCGGGCAGCTGGGTCGAGCTGAAGGTGCTGATGCCGGCCTTCATGCTGCTCGGGGGCGTGGGCTGCGCGGCGGCCCTCAACTTCATCTGA
- a CDS encoding type B 50S ribosomal protein L31: MQQDKHPDYREVVFRDRSAGYAFLTRSTATSDQTIEWDDGETYPVVDVEISSESHPFYTGKARTVDSEGRVAAFERRYGGGTGQGS; the protein is encoded by the coding sequence ATGCAGCAGGACAAGCACCCCGACTACCGCGAGGTCGTCTTCCGCGACCGCTCCGCCGGCTACGCCTTCCTGACCCGGTCCACCGCCACCAGCGACCAGACCATCGAGTGGGACGACGGCGAGACCTACCCGGTGGTGGACGTGGAGATCTCCTCCGAGAGCCACCCCTTCTACACCGGCAAGGCGCGGACGGTGGACTCGGAGGGACGGGTGGCCGCCTTCGAACGGCGCTACGGCGGCGGGACCGGTCAGGGCAGCTGA
- a CDS encoding DUF5709 domain-containing protein — protein sequence MDSSDGWGDDVYQPDGSEIQDDAGLLDAEDTLEDDGVGDPLDRGWSPPERPWAVEHSGVTAAERRQGETLDQRLAEETPDLAPSDGDGIGDCDGSDGELLDNEVGALRSGRLVAPDEGAHEDEESALIATDVGIDGAAASAEEAAMHIVDEESLPG from the coding sequence GTGGACAGCTCCGACGGATGGGGAGACGACGTCTACCAGCCCGACGGCTCCGAGATCCAGGACGACGCGGGTCTGCTCGACGCGGAGGACACCCTGGAGGACGACGGAGTCGGCGATCCCCTCGACCGCGGCTGGTCCCCGCCGGAGCGGCCGTGGGCGGTGGAGCACAGCGGTGTGACGGCCGCGGAGCGCCGACAGGGCGAGACGCTGGACCAACGGCTCGCCGAGGAGACGCCCGATCTCGCGCCGTCCGACGGCGACGGCATCGGTGACTGCGACGGCTCCGACGGCGAGCTCCTGGACAACGAGGTCGGCGCGCTGCGTTCCGGCCGTCTCGTGGCCCCCGACGAAGGGGCTCACGAGGACGAGGAGAGCGCGCTGATCGCCACGGACGTGGGCATCGACGGTGCCGCGGCGTCCGCGGAGGAGGCCGCGATGCACATCGTCGACGAGGAGTCCCTGCCCGGCTGA
- a CDS encoding ABC transporter ATP-binding protein, with translation MIGVAPPAYDPAAPTTANTLPVGATATVRAYVAELFRRHRRAFALLVGVNTVAVLASMVGPWLLGDLVERVSDGTRELHLELTAGLFVGALVVQAVFVRQVRLRGAMLGERMLADLREDFLVRSVGLPPGVLERAGTGDLLSRITTDIDRLGNAMREAVPQLAIGVVWAALLLGGLVITAPPLAAAVLLAVPVLVVGCRWYFKRAPSAYRAEAAGYAAVAAALAETVDAGRTVEAHRLSARRIELSERRIKEWTAWERYTLWLRSVLFPCINVSHVMILASVLMIGGVFVLHGWIGVGQLTTGALIAQMLVDPVGLILRWYDELQVAQVSLARLVGVRDVESAVGDAGLAPDGRDVHADQVRFGYLEGVDVLREVSLKVAPGTRVALVGPSGAGKSTLGRLLAGIYAPRDGRITLGGAELSRMSAERVREHVALVNQEHHVFVGSLRDNLLLARTDATDAELWAALGAVDADGWARALDDGLDTEVGSGGLTVTPAQAQQVALARLVLADPHTLVLDEATSLLDPRAARHLERSLARVLDGRTVVAIAHRLHTAHDADVIAVVESGRISELGSHDELVAADGAYAALWRSWHG, from the coding sequence ATGATCGGCGTGGCGCCACCGGCGTACGACCCGGCGGCACCGACGACGGCGAACACCCTGCCCGTCGGGGCCACCGCGACCGTACGCGCCTACGTGGCCGAACTGTTCCGTCGGCACCGCCGCGCCTTCGCGCTCCTCGTCGGTGTCAACACGGTCGCGGTGCTGGCCTCCATGGTCGGCCCCTGGCTCCTCGGCGACCTCGTCGAGCGAGTCTCGGACGGGACCCGGGAACTCCATCTGGAGCTGACGGCCGGACTGTTCGTGGGCGCACTGGTCGTCCAGGCCGTGTTCGTACGGCAGGTGCGGCTGCGCGGTGCGATGCTCGGCGAGCGCATGCTGGCCGACCTGCGCGAGGACTTCCTCGTACGGTCGGTCGGCCTGCCGCCGGGCGTCCTGGAGCGGGCCGGAACCGGCGACCTGCTGTCCCGGATCACGACGGACATCGACCGACTCGGCAACGCCATGCGCGAGGCCGTGCCCCAGCTGGCGATCGGCGTGGTGTGGGCTGCCCTGCTCCTCGGCGGGCTCGTGATCACCGCGCCGCCGCTGGCCGCCGCCGTACTGCTCGCCGTACCGGTGCTGGTGGTCGGCTGCCGCTGGTACTTCAAGCGGGCGCCCTCGGCCTACCGCGCGGAGGCCGCGGGATACGCCGCCGTGGCCGCCGCGCTCGCGGAGACCGTGGACGCCGGACGCACCGTGGAGGCACACCGGCTGAGCGCGCGTCGCATCGAGCTGTCGGAGCGGCGGATCAAGGAGTGGACGGCCTGGGAGCGGTACACGCTGTGGCTGCGGTCGGTGCTCTTCCCGTGCATCAACGTCAGCCACGTGATGATCCTTGCGTCGGTGCTGATGATCGGCGGGGTGTTCGTCCTCCACGGCTGGATCGGGGTCGGCCAGCTGACGACGGGCGCGCTGATCGCGCAGATGCTGGTCGATCCGGTCGGGCTGATCCTGCGCTGGTACGACGAGCTTCAGGTGGCCCAGGTGTCGCTGGCCCGGCTGGTCGGGGTCCGGGACGTCGAGTCGGCCGTCGGAGACGCGGGGCTCGCCCCCGACGGGCGGGACGTGCACGCGGACCAGGTGCGCTTCGGGTACCTGGAAGGAGTGGACGTCCTGCGGGAGGTGTCCCTGAAGGTCGCGCCCGGCACCAGGGTGGCGCTGGTCGGACCCTCGGGCGCCGGCAAGTCCACCCTGGGCAGGCTGCTGGCCGGCATCTACGCGCCCCGGGACGGCCGGATCACCCTCGGCGGGGCCGAGCTGTCCCGGATGTCCGCCGAACGGGTCCGTGAGCACGTGGCCCTCGTCAACCAGGAGCACCACGTCTTCGTGGGCTCCCTGCGCGACAACCTCCTGCTCGCCCGGACGGACGCCACGGACGCCGAGCTCTGGGCGGCCCTCGGCGCGGTCGACGCGGACGGATGGGCGCGGGCGCTGGACGACGGCCTCGACACCGAGGTCGGCTCGGGCGGACTGACCGTCACTCCGGCCCAGGCCCAGCAGGTCGCACTGGCCCGGCTGGTACTGGCCGACCCGCACACGCTGGTCCTGGACGAGGCGACGTCGCTGCTGGATCCCCGGGCGGCCCGTCACCTGGAACGCTCCCTGGCCCGTGTCCTCGACGGCCGCACCGTGGTCGCCATCGCCCACCGCCTGCACACCGCCCACGACGCGGACGTCATCGCCGTCGTCGAGAGCGGCCGCATCAGCGAACTGGGCAGCCACGACGAGCTGGTCGCGGCGGACGGGGCGTATGCGGCGCTGTGGAGGTCTTGGCACGGGTGA